A DNA window from Fragaria vesca subsp. vesca linkage group LG3, FraVesHawaii_1.0, whole genome shotgun sequence contains the following coding sequences:
- the LOC101291314 gene encoding probable WRKY transcription factor 19-like, with amino-acid sequence MRNELLRNLLKDENVRISTPSIGSALIKKRLSRAKVLVVLDDVNDVSQLDFLVGKQIQFGSGSRIIITTRDMHQLREMQRLQKGADHDVIIYEAKELNHQEALQLFDLNNSKEIRYGAEYTELVRMVVHYAGGVPLALKIWGSLFRRCKSTQERGSFLRKLKRFPEKKLQNVYRLSYDALGENERKIFLYIACFHKGHEICSAIEQLDACDLFAETGINILVDMSLISIKDKEWTVLEERTRYLWMHDVVQEMGWEIEREQYPAKPGKRSRLCTVEDICHVLEKNKGTEKVQSISLNLSMITKLKLTPQAFKKMCNLKFLKLYGEDRTGHCYYPSKDCNVHSNLHDLEYLPDSLVYLSWPEYTLKYLPSTFSAENLTDLSMPGSQLQRLWGEGQKPRNLKRIDLSHSEQLVEVPDLSMSINIERINLEGCNGLVEVPSYFENLHKLTSLNVRSCTNLSVLSDVPCNMVTLELGGTAIEDLPSSIWSHEKLVRLNLDGCEGIKNLPNSIWKMYSLTSLVLCGTSIEALPSSIECLLGLKTIDLQSCERFVSLPTSICKLKSLKILYLIGCSSFENFPGILEPMEMLENLSLGETKFKDLPSLIENVVGRNELVLPGCRSFESFPNSTLPPSSVILWSSMSELDLSDCTMLEEIPDCIFSLNMLSRLDVSGTMIKSIPSTINQASHLRRLYLQACKRLESLPKLPYLLEFIDASGCTRLKTVSGLTTALTEGSDKRGSYQLHIFCNCESLDENARRNIMDEAQLRNKATAYYPRFEYEVRCSGNKIPNWVSYQMEGSSIDITLPLHWSEDANLLGLVFCVVVDFRKAMDAECAGESIFKSENGESHTYEFSNEKSYWINCDDDNSDHLVVAWYDSLQKVRCTPYTNATEASFHFYVRADSRLQEEELKYRVMMVFRSGYDTTLRNCYVRKLLVVMG; translated from the exons ATGCGAAATGAACTTCTTCGCAACTTATTGAAGGATGAAAATGTAAGGATCAGCACTCCATCTATAGGATCGGCTTTAATCAAAAAGAGGCTCTCTCGTGCAAAAGTTCTTGTTGTGCTTGATGATGTGAATGATGTAAGTCAACTAGATTTTTTGGTTGGTAAACAAATTCAATTTGGATCAGGAAGTAGAATCATTATCACAACCAGAGATATGCATCAACTTAGAGAGATGCAACGACTGCAGAAAGGAGCAGACCATGATGTTATAATATACGAGGCAAAGGAGCTAAATCATCAGGAAGCACTCCAGCTCTTCGACTTGAATAATTCCAAGGAAATCAGGTACGGAGCAGAATATACCGAGTTGGTGAGAATGGTGGTGCACTATGCTGGGGGAGTTCCCTTGGCCCTTAAAATCTGGGGTTCCTTGTTTCGTCGATGCAAGAGTACACAAGAACGAGGAAGTTTCTTGAGAAAGTTGAAAAGGTTTCCTGAAAAGAAACTTCAAAATGTGTATAGGCTAAGCTATGATGCATTAGGAGAAAATGAGAGGAAGATATTTCTTTATATCGCATGTTTTCACAAAGGACATGAAATATGCAGTGCAATAGAACAATTAGATGCATGCGATTTATTTGCGGAGACTGGAATCAACATTCTCGTAGATATGTCCCTCATATCCATCAAAGACAAAGAGTGGACTGTCCTGGAAGAAAGAACTCGTTACCTGTGGATGCATGATGTGGTACAAGAAATGGGTTGGGAAATTGAGCGTGAACAATATCCTGCAAAGCCTGGAAAGCGCAGTAGGCTGTGTACTGTGGAGGACATATGTCATGTGTTGGAAAAGAACAAG GGGACCGAAAAGGTTCAGAGCATATCCCTGAACCTCTCTATGATTACAAAGCTAAAGTTGACTCCTCAAGCCTTCAAAAAGATGTGTAATCTAAAATTTCTAAAGTTATACGGTGAAGATCGCACGGGCCACTGCTATTACCCTTCGAAGGACTGCAATGTGCACTCTAATCTTCACGATCTTGAATATCTTCCTGATTCCCTTGTATATCTCAGCTGGCCTGAATATACTTTGAAATATTTGCCATCAACATTTTCTGCTGAAAATCTTACGGACCTTTCTATGCCTGGTAGCCAACTCCAGAGACTTTGGGGTGAAGGCCAG AAGCCTAGGAACTTAAAACGCATCGATCTCAGCCATTCTGAGCAGCTGGTTGAAGTTCCAGATCTCTCTATGAGTATAAACATTGAGAGGATAAACCTTGAAGGATGTAATGGGTTGGTTGAAGTTCCTTCCTATTTTGAAAATCTTCACAAGCTTACTTCGTTGAATGTGAGAAGTTGCACGAATCTTAGTGTCCTCTCAGATGTCCCATGCAATATGGTTACGTTGGAATTAGGTGGGACTGCAATAGAAGACTTGCCTTCCTCAATTTGGTCCCATGAAAAACTTGTTAGGTTGAATCTTGATGGGTGCGAGGGCATTAAGAATCTTCCAAACAGCATTTGGAAGATGTATTCCCTCACATCTCTTGTGTTGTGTGGGACAAGTATAGAAGCATTGCCCTCGTCAATCGAGTGTCTCTTGGGATTAAAAACTATTGACCTGCAAAGTTGCGAAAGGTTTGTCAGTCTCCCAACCAGCATTTGTAAATTGAAATCTCTTAAGATCCTTTATCTTATTGGATGCTCTAGCTTCGAAAACTTCCCTGGGATCTTGGAGCCTATGGAAATGCTGGAGAATCTTAGTTTAGGAGAAACCAAATTTAAAGACCTACCCTCTTTGATAGAAAACGTAGTTGGGCGGAATGAATTAGTGTTACCTGGGTGTAGAAGCTTTGAGTCTTTCCCAAACAGCACCTTGCCTCCCTCGTCGGTCATTTTATGGTCTTCGATGAGTGAACTAGACCTCAGTGACTGCACAATGTTAGAAGAAATCCCTGATTGCATTTTTAGCCTAAACATGTTATCTCGATTAGATGTGAGTGGCACCATGATTAAGAGCATACCTTCAACCATCAATCAAGCATCACATCTGAGGAGATTATATCTACAGGCATGCAAGCGCCTTGAATCTTTACCCAAGCTCCCATATCTTCTGGAATTTATAGATGCAAGTGGCTGCACGAGATTGAAAACAGTGTCTGGGTTGACAACTGCGCTCACAGAAGGTTCGGATAAAAGAGGTTCTTACCAGTTGCATATATTTTGTAACTGCGAAAGTTTGGATGAGAATGCGAGGAGGAACATAATGGATGAAGCACAACTTAGAAACAAGGCAACAGCTTATTATCCA AGATTTGAGTACGAGGTTAGATGTTCGGGAAATAAAATCCCAAACTGGGTGAGCTATCAAATGGAGGGATCTTCCATAGATATCACGCTTCCTCTACATTGGTCTGAAGATGCAAACCTTTTGGGTCTTGTTTTCTGTGTTGTTGTCGACTTCCGTAAAGCAATGGACGCGGAATGCGCGGGTGAATCTATTTTCAAAAGCGAAAATGGTGAAAGTCATACTTATGAGTTTAGCAATGAAAAGAGCTATTGGATCAATTGTGATGACGACAACTCAGATCATCTGGTAGTGGCGTGGTACGATTCCCTTCAGAAGGTGAGATGCACTCCTTATACCAATGCCACTGAAGCCTCTTTTCATTTCTATGTACGCGCAGACAGTAGACTCCAGGAAGAGGAGCTCAAGTATAGGGTGATGATGGTTTTTAGAAGTGGCTAT